A window of Hemibagrus wyckioides isolate EC202008001 linkage group LG03, SWU_Hwy_1.0, whole genome shotgun sequence contains these coding sequences:
- the LOC131351416 gene encoding zinc finger protein 239-like produces MDKDRIHYCSQCGKSFARLRNLKQHMRIHTGEKPFCCSQCGKSFAKPSILKQHMHIDIGVQPHCCSHCGKSFREKIHVKLHERIHTGEKPYHCSDCGKSFTQSKTLKIHQRIHTGEKPYRCSQCGKSFPESKTLKIHQCIHTGEKPYQCSHCEKSFKCLKDLKTHQLIHIGEKPYYCSYCGKCFTQSKTLKIHQRIHTGEKPYCCSHCGKNFAQSHHLKSHQLIHTEDKQHKCSHCGKSFKYLKVLKIHQRIPTGEKPYHCSHCGKSFTLSSALKIHQRFHTGVKPYYCTHYGKTFTCSGDFEKAPAYLQ; encoded by the coding sequence ATGGACAAGGACAGAATTCACtactgctcacagtgtgggaagagttttgccAGACTGAGAAATCTCAAACAACACatgcgcattcacacaggagagaaaccaTTTTGCTGTTCACAATGTGGAAAGAGTTTTGCCAAGCCAAGTATTCTCAAACAACACATGCACATTGACATAGGAGTGCAGCCTCATTGCTGCTCACACTGTGGAAAGAGTTTTAGGGAAAAAATTCATGTAAAACTTCATgaacgcattcacacaggagagaagccatatcacTGCTCAgactgtgggaagagttttacacaatcaaaaacattaaaaattcaccaacgcattcacacaggagagaagccatatcgTTGCTCACAATGTGGGAAGAGTTTTCCAGaatcaaaaacattaaaaattcaCCAGTGCATTCACACAGGTGAAAAGCCATATCAATGCTCACACTGTGAGAagagttttaaatgtttaaaggatTTAAAAACTCACCAGCTCATTCACATAGGAGAGAAGCCCTATTACTGTTCATATTGTGGAAAGTGTTTTACACaatcaaaaacattaaaaattcaccaacgcattcacacaggagagaagccatattGTTGCTCGCACTGTGGAAAGAATTTTGCACAGTCGCATCATTTAAAAAGCCACCAGCTCATTCACACTGAAGATAAGCAACATAAGTGCTCacactgtgggaagagttttaaatatttaaaggttttaaaaatTCACCAGCGCATTCccacaggagagaagccgtatcactgctcacactgtgggaagagttttacactATCTAGTGCTTTAAAAATTCACCAACGCTTCCACACAGGAGTGAAACcatattactgtacacactatggGAAGACTTTTACTTGTTCTGGTGATTTTGAAAAAGCACCAGCTTATTTACAATAG